One Brassica oleracea var. oleracea cultivar TO1000 chromosome C7, BOL, whole genome shotgun sequence genomic window carries:
- the LOC106303079 gene encoding uncharacterized protein LOC106303079, translating into MDNHQTLASSLLDDLLHIPAETIGASGEKNDTCLAQSESKGKEVVVVLHDQDAHGPSSVAKKQERSANERLRRLRLHASYLTLGTLLPDHSSSSKKKWCAPSIMDRVVTYIPKLHNEVEELTLRKQKLVEAVQSKRFRELERQDPHIRAISVLELEGSGDEVVVQISMKRVKADEFSNLLHVMEMQGFCILSASTSLVCRDQKVVCYNFHVKIDEKPSEGEDYITVLKNNIISTLS; encoded by the exons ATGGACAATCATCAGACTTTAGCATCCAGTTTACTAGACGATCTCTTGCATATCCCTGCAGAAACTATCGGTGCGTCCGGAGAGAAGAACGATACGTGCCTAGCTCAATCAGAAAGTAAAGGGAAGGAAGTAGTAGTAGTATTGCATGATCAAGATGCTCATGGCCCAAGTAGTGTAGCAAAGAAACAAGAACGTAGCGCCAATGAGCGTCTAAGGAGGCTGAGACTTCATGCCTCTTACCTCACTCTTGGCACTCTTCTTCCTGATCATTCTTCTTCCTCCAAG AAGAAATGGTGTGCGCCGTCTATAATGGATAGAGTGGTCACTTACATTCCCAAGCTACATAATGAAGTTGAAGAGCTAACTCTCAGAAAGCAGAAGCTTGTAGAAGCGGTCCAGAGCAAGAGATTCAGGGAATTAGAGCGACAAGATCCTCACATTCGAGCAATCTCGGTTCTTGAATTGGAGGGATCAGGTGATGAGGTTGTTGTGCAGATAAGCATGAAAAGGGTAAAAGCAGACGAGTTCTCGAACTTGCTTCACGTAATGGAGATGCAAGGTTTTTGTATTTTAAGTGCGTCCACATCTCTAGTGTGCCGAGACCAAAAGGTGGTTTGCTACAACTTCCATGTTAAA ATTGATGAGAAGCCATCTGAAGGTGAAGACTACATCACAGTGTTGAAGAACAACATCATCTCTACGCTCTCTTGA
- the LOC106301414 gene encoding carboxypeptidase D isoform X1: MIKLRFVHSLLFFTAICFFLPKIAARGGHSDYIQPGDGNASFHGTARHLFAQEEKRPSVELTRGYMTNADLEKAMKDFTKRCSKISRLYSIGKSVNGFALWVIEISDKPGEIEAEPAFKYIGNVHGDEPVGRELLLRLANWICDNYEKDPLAKLIVENVHLHILPSLNPDGFSVRRRNNANNVDLNRDFPDQFFPINEDLSLRQPETTAIMNWLREIRFTASATLHGGALVANFPWDGTEDKRKYYYGCPDDQTFRFLARLYSKSHRNMSFSIEFEDGITNGASWYPIYGGMQDWNYIHGGCFELTLEISDNKWPRASELPTIWEYNRKSMLNLVASLVKTGVHGRIFSLDQGKPLPGLVMVKGINYTVKAHQAYADYHRLLEPGKIYEVTASSPGYKPKTTCVWLGENAVTADFILIPEASYGGKLLRSSCDCSYGQPLLLTRFFTETNNGITFALVVVVAFLFFLLQRRVRSNLWKQRQSSRRSTTV, encoded by the exons ATGATCAAGCTCAGATTCGTTCACAGTCTCCTCTTTTTTACGGCGATCTGCTTTTTCCTTCCGAAGATCGCCGCTAGAGGCGGCCACTCCGACTACATCCAGCCAG GTGATGGAAATGCCAGTTTTCATGGTACTGCGAGGCACTTATTTGCGCAAGAAGAAAAGCGACCGAG TGTGGAACTGACTCGAGGGTACATGACGAATGCTGATCTTGAGAAAGCAATGAAAGATTTCACCAAGAGGTGTAGCAAGATCTCCAGATTGTACAG CATCGGGAAGAGTGTCAATGGGTTTGCTTTG TGGGTCATAGAGATTTCAGACAAGCCTGGAGAGATTGAGGCTGAACCTGCATTCAAG TACATTGGGAATGTGCATGGAGACGAACCTGTAGGGCGTGAGCTCTTATTACGTCTTGCAAACTGGATTTGTGATAACTATGAGAAAGATCCGTTG GCTAAGTTGATTGTGGAAAACGTTCACCTTCATATACTGCCATCACTGAATCCAGATGGCTTTTCAGTCAGGAGACGTAATAATGCAAACAATGTTGATCTAAATCGCGACTTCCCTGACCAG TTCTTTCCCATAAATGAAGACTTGAGTTTGAGGCAACCTGAAACTACGGCAATTATGAATTGGCTGAGAGAGATACGATTCACAGCGTCAGCTACTTTGCATGGG GGCGCACTGGTCGCAAATTTTCCATGGGATGGTACGGAGGATAAGAG GAAATACTATTATGGGTGTCCTGATGATCAGACATTCCGGTTCTTAGCGCGTCTATACAGCAAATCTCACCGTAACATGTCTTTCAGCATAGAGTTTGAGGATGGAATCACAAATGGAGCATCCTG GTACCCTATCTATGGTGGTATGCAGGACTGGAACTACATACATGGAGGATGCTTTGAATTGACTCTGGAAATAAGTGACAACAAGTGGCCTCGTGCCTCAGAG CTTCCCACAATTTGGGAGTACAACCGAAAGAGCATGCTGAATCTTGTTGCAAGTTTAGTGAAG ACAGGAGTTCATGGTCGGATCTTTTCATTAGACCAGGGGAAGCCACTGCCTGGGCTTGTTATGGTGAAGGGAATCAACTATACG GTTAAAGCCCATCAAGCCTACGCAGACTACCACCGGTTGCTTGAACCTGGAAAAATATATGAAG TCACAGCGTCCTCTCCTGGATATAAACCGAAGACAACATGCGTCTGGTTAGGCGAAAACGCTGTCACCGCTGATTTCATTCTCATTCCAGAAGCAAGTTACGGAGGCAAACTACTGAGAAGCAGCTGTGACTGTAGCTACGGTCAGCCGTTACTTCTAACGCGCTTCTTCACGGAGACTAATAACGGAATCACGTTTGCGCTTGTGGTGGTTGTAGCTTTCCTGTTCTTTTTGTTGCAAAGAAGAGTGAGATCTAACCTGTGGAAGCAAAGACAATCCTCTAGGAGATCAACCACAGTATGA
- the LOC106301414 gene encoding carboxypeptidase D isoform X2 — MIKLRFVHSLLFFTAICFFLPKIAARGGHSDYIQPGDGNASFHGTARHLFAQEEKRPSVELTRGYMTNADLEKAMKDFTKRCSKISRLYKGFLERAFSIGKSVNGFALWVIEISDKPGEIEAEPAFKYIGNVHGDEPVGRELLLRLANWICDNYEKDPLAKLIVENVHLHILPSLNPDGFSVRRRNNANNVDLNRDFPDQFFPINEDLSLRQPETTAIMNWLREIRFTASATLHGGALVANFPWDGTEDKRKYYYGCPDDQTFRFLARLYSKSHRNMSFSIEFEDGITNGASWYPIYGGMQDWNYIHGGCFELTLEISDNKWPRASELPTIWEYNRKSMLNLVASLVKTGVHGRIFSLDQGKPLPGLVMVKGINYTVKAHQAYADYHRLLEPGKIYEVTASSPGYKPKTTCVWLGENAVTADFILIPEASYGGKLLRSSCDCSYGQPLLLTRFFTETNNGITFALVVVVAFLFFLLQRRVRSNLWKQRQSSRRSTTV, encoded by the exons ATGATCAAGCTCAGATTCGTTCACAGTCTCCTCTTTTTTACGGCGATCTGCTTTTTCCTTCCGAAGATCGCCGCTAGAGGCGGCCACTCCGACTACATCCAGCCAG GTGATGGAAATGCCAGTTTTCATGGTACTGCGAGGCACTTATTTGCGCAAGAAGAAAAGCGACCGAG TGTGGAACTGACTCGAGGGTACATGACGAATGCTGATCTTGAGAAAGCAATGAAAGATTTCACCAAGAGGTGTAGCAAGATCTCCAGATTGTACA AGGGTTTTCTGGAACGTGCTTTCAGCATCGGGAAGAGTGTCAATGGGTTTGCTTTG TGGGTCATAGAGATTTCAGACAAGCCTGGAGAGATTGAGGCTGAACCTGCATTCAAG TACATTGGGAATGTGCATGGAGACGAACCTGTAGGGCGTGAGCTCTTATTACGTCTTGCAAACTGGATTTGTGATAACTATGAGAAAGATCCGTTG GCTAAGTTGATTGTGGAAAACGTTCACCTTCATATACTGCCATCACTGAATCCAGATGGCTTTTCAGTCAGGAGACGTAATAATGCAAACAATGTTGATCTAAATCGCGACTTCCCTGACCAG TTCTTTCCCATAAATGAAGACTTGAGTTTGAGGCAACCTGAAACTACGGCAATTATGAATTGGCTGAGAGAGATACGATTCACAGCGTCAGCTACTTTGCATGGG GGCGCACTGGTCGCAAATTTTCCATGGGATGGTACGGAGGATAAGAG GAAATACTATTATGGGTGTCCTGATGATCAGACATTCCGGTTCTTAGCGCGTCTATACAGCAAATCTCACCGTAACATGTCTTTCAGCATAGAGTTTGAGGATGGAATCACAAATGGAGCATCCTG GTACCCTATCTATGGTGGTATGCAGGACTGGAACTACATACATGGAGGATGCTTTGAATTGACTCTGGAAATAAGTGACAACAAGTGGCCTCGTGCCTCAGAG CTTCCCACAATTTGGGAGTACAACCGAAAGAGCATGCTGAATCTTGTTGCAAGTTTAGTGAAG ACAGGAGTTCATGGTCGGATCTTTTCATTAGACCAGGGGAAGCCACTGCCTGGGCTTGTTATGGTGAAGGGAATCAACTATACG GTTAAAGCCCATCAAGCCTACGCAGACTACCACCGGTTGCTTGAACCTGGAAAAATATATGAAG TCACAGCGTCCTCTCCTGGATATAAACCGAAGACAACATGCGTCTGGTTAGGCGAAAACGCTGTCACCGCTGATTTCATTCTCATTCCAGAAGCAAGTTACGGAGGCAAACTACTGAGAAGCAGCTGTGACTGTAGCTACGGTCAGCCGTTACTTCTAACGCGCTTCTTCACGGAGACTAATAACGGAATCACGTTTGCGCTTGTGGTGGTTGTAGCTTTCCTGTTCTTTTTGTTGCAAAGAAGAGTGAGATCTAACCTGTGGAAGCAAAGACAATCCTCTAGGAGATCAACCACAGTATGA
- the LOC106304115 gene encoding type IV inositol polyphosphate 5-phosphatase 3-like, translating to MSSSVAEPAGTMKKSYRCQKFQRLWAKLVMRKWLNRSASEPDYGADTEDESENVDVGLENYYSSSDEDVEVSSTRRRESTQSRVCENAEDDMAAAAAAEFICNDAPMKLRRRNSETFRAQYINNKEIRVCVGTWNVGGTSPPSDLDIDDWIEINSPADIYVIGLQEVVPLNAGNILGGEDNRPVAKWEEVIREALNRVRPKHSAVKSYSDPPSPGRFKPFEETHDVIEEEVGYENDSDSGVEIHPIDEEEVEDSELKHDGGVISEVNTLVDLKSGLPVVEINRQFSSQLDRQVYLRSNSFEKRRNHDDSPKTGMKTLNRMLSGQERIGLSWPEPPLNMLGPSCVLDIQPSIKTYKSLQTLKSFKAYNSFKSVAGHNVGISPEVVALASMDLKLLMERKRRPAYVRLVSKKMVGILLTIWVKRSMRKHIQNVRVSTVGVGIMGYIGNKGAVSVSMSINQTFFCFICTHLTAGEREVDQIKRNADVHEIHKRTVFHSVSALGLPKHIYDHERIIWLGDLNYRLNLSYEKTTDLISKKDWSKLLEYDQLVKEYKKGRAFDGWSEGTLQFAPTYKYQANSEEYTGANGKATLRKPAWCDRILSYGKGMRLVHYRRTEHKFSDHRPVTATYMAEVEVFSTRKLQRMLTFTDAEIEDESLVAVVV from the exons ATGTCATCTTCAGTTGCTGAACCTGCCGGGACGATGAAGAAAAGCTACCGTTGTCAGAAATTTCAG AGATTATGGGCAAAGCTGGTGATGAGGAAGTGGTTGAACAGAAGTGCTAGTGAGCCTGACTATGGTGCCGATACTGAAGACGAATCCGAAAACGTCGACGTTGGACTTGAAAACTATTACTCCAGCTCCGATGAAG ATGTTGAAGTATCGAGCACGCGAAGAAGAGAATCGACTCAATCAAGGGTTTGTGAAAACGCGGAGGATGACATGGCTGCCGCAGCTGCCGCGGAGTTTATTTGCAATG ATGCTCCAATGAAGTTAAGGAGAAGAAACTCGGAAACATTTAGAGCACAGTATATTAACAATAAAGAAATAAG AGTATGTGTTGGTACGTGGAACGTAGGAGGAACATCACCACCTTCTGATCTTGACATCGATGACTGGATCGAAATTAATTCTCCTGCTGATATTTACGTTATTGG TTTACAAGAGGTTGTACCTTTGAATGCTGGAAACATACTTGGAGGGGAAGATAATCGACCGGTGGCGAAATGGGAAGAAGTAATCAGAGAAGCATTGAACAGAGTCAGACCAAAACACTCGGCGGTTAAAAGTTACAGTGACCCACCATCTCCAGGGAGATTCAAACCTTTTGAGGAAACACACGATGTTATAGAGGAAGAAGTAGGGTACGAGAATGATAGTGACTCTGGCGTTGAGATTCACCCTATTGACGAGGAGGAAGTAGAAGATAGCGAGTTAAAGCATGACGGTGGAGTTATCAGCGAAGTCAACACACTCGTTGACTTGAAGTCCGGTTTGCCGGTTGTTGAGATCAATAGACAGTTCTCTTCTCAGCTAGACAGACAAGTCTATTTACGTTCTAATAGCTTTGAGAAGAGGAGGAACCATGATGATTCCCCTAAAACCGGTATGAAAACGCTAAACCGGATGCTGAGTGGGCAAGAAAGGATCGGTTTAAGCTGGCCTGAACCGCCTTTGAACATGTTAGGACCTTCTTGCGTTCTCGATATACAGCCGTCGATTAAGACATATAAGTCCTTGCAGACATTAAAGTCTTTCAAGGCTTACAATTCGTTTAAGTCTGTAGCCGGACACAACGTTGGGATATCTCCGGAGGTAGTGGCTCTAGCGTCCATGGACCTGAAGCTGCTAATGGAGAGGAAACGAAGACCGGCTTATGTGAGGCTAGTGAGTAAGAAAATGGTTGGGATTCTTTTGACCATTTGGGTTAAACGAAGCATGCGAAAACACATTCAAAACGTTAGAGTCTCTACTGTTGGAGTTGGTATCATGGGATATATTGGTAACAAG GGAGCTGTGTCTGTGAGTATGTCGATAAACCAGACGTTCTTCTGTTTCATATGCACTCATTTGACGGCAGGAGAAAGAGAAGTTGATCAGATCAAGAGGAACGCGGATGTTCATGAGATACATAAAAGAACAGTTTTTCACTCTGTCTCGGCACTAGGACTTCCTAAGCATATCTACGATCACGA AAGAATAATCTGGTTAGGCGATCTTAACTATCGGCTTAATTTATCGTATGAGAAAACCACAGACCTTATTTCCAAGAAAGACTGGTCCAAGTTACTTGAATATGATCAG CTGGTAAAGGAATATAAGAAAGGTCGAGCATTTGACGGATGGTCAGAAGGAACCCTACAATTTGCACCTACCTATAAGTACCAAGCAAATTCAGAGGAGTACACTGGGGCCAATGGAAAGGCAACACTGAGAAAACCAGCTTGGTGTGACAGAATACTATCTTATGGTAAAGGGATGAGGTTGGTTCATTACCGCCGAACAGAGCATAAATTCTCAGATCATCGTCCGGTTACAGCAACATACATGGCTGAAGTCGAGGTGTTTTCCACTAGAAAGCTTCAGCGAATGTTGACATTTACGGATGCAGAGATAGAAGACGAGTCACTTGTGGCCGTAGTCGTTTAA